The Tubulanus polymorphus chromosome 1, tnTubPoly1.2, whole genome shotgun sequence genome contains a region encoding:
- the LOC141904044 gene encoding zinc finger CCCH domain-containing protein 15-like produces the protein MPPKPKASKPGKKVEEKKKEKVIEDKTFGLKNKKGTKQQKFIKTVTHQVKFGNQASKKVADLQNEKFKKKDDKKKEQEEMNTLFKPVQMVQKGADPKSIICAFFKQGQCKKGDKCKFSHDMAVERKAPKRNVYADDEKNVDSMDNWDEEQLNEVINKKHGEKNKAMPATTIICKYFLDAVENSKYGWFWSCPNGESCHYKHALPPGFVLKKDMKKEDKSEQISIEELIERERAALGGDTTKITLESFLKWKERKRKEKVAARNKDKEKKKSDFKQGRCLGISGREMFEFNPDLITGDDDEADEGTIEREPEEDQETEEGDDVVIREINIDDLSRLVTENDNSAGTQRNKRKNNDDELGKLDEAAAISNGGTSEAAIQAALSATVNGDVLAGDIPIDENLFEDLDALEDDLDTLDLDD, from the exons ATGCCTCCGAAACCTAAAGCATCAAAACCCGGGAAAAAAGTTGAGGAAAAGAAGAAGGAGAAAGTTATCGAG gaTAAAACATTCGgtttgaaaaataagaaaGGAACGAAACAgcaaaaatttatcaaaactgtGACGCATCAAGTAAAATTTGGAAATCAAGCTTCGAAAAAG GTTGCTGACCttcaaaatgagaaattcaagAAGAAAGATGATAAGAAGAAAGAGCAGGAAGAAATGAATACTTTATTCAAACCGGTACAAATGGTTCAAAAAG GTGCCGATCCGAAGAGTATTATCTGCGCATTTTTCAAACAAGGTCAGTGTAAGAAAGGAGATAAATGTAAATTCTCTCATGATATGGCCGTCGAACGGAAAGCACCGAAGAGAAATGTTTACGCTGACGATGAGAAAAACG TTGATTCTATGGATAATTGGGACGAAGAACAACTTAACGAAGTCATCAATAAAAAGCACGGTGAAAAGAATAAAGCAATGCCGGCCACTACAATT atctgtaaatatttcctGGATGCCGTTGAGAACAGTAAATACGGCTGGTTTTGGAGTTGTCCGAATGGTGAAAGTTGTCACTATAAACATGCTCTTCCACCGGGATTCgttttgaagaaagatatGAAGAAAGAGGACAAATCTGAACAGATTTCAATAGAGGAGCTCATTGAGAGAGAG CGAGCGGCTTTAGGAGGCGACACGACTAAAATAACTTTGGAAAGTTTCCTGAAATGGAAAGAAAGAAAG AGAAAAGAAAAGGTTGCGgcgagaaataaagataaggaGAAGAAAAAGAGTGATTTTAAACAAGGAAGATGTTTAGGA ATCAGCGGTCgtgaaatgtttgaatttaatcCTGATTTGATCACGGGTGACGATGATGAAGCTGATGAAGGAACGATTGAAAGAGAACCAGAAGAAGATCAG GAAACTGAAGAAGGCGATGATGTAGTTATAAGAGaaatcaatattgatgacCTGTCTCGACTAGTTACAGAAAACGATAATTCTGCCGGAACTCAGAGAAATAAACGAAAAAATAACGACG ATGAATTAGGTAAATTAGACGAGGCTGCTGCTATATCAAACGGCGGAACATCAGAAGCAGCGATACAGGCCGCGCTATCAGCGACGGTGAACGGTGACGTACTAGCAGGAGATATTCCTATAGACGAGAATCTGTTCGAAGATTTAGACGCACTCGAGGATGATTTAGATACTTTAGATTTGGACGATTGA
- the LOC141915463 gene encoding serine-protein kinase ATM-like — protein sequence MSADLSEVLTCLKGTESDKSTQRDKNIKRLEILLEKKCIQESLDRNSKRGRDDRTSITWETVFKGIRNAVNREIEIIQKSKTSENTKEKKIAVMGSLMKLTIRTADARGPNLNGQDVVQHIITILNGGSISALLGNVYNNLLFQNILNVNRYITDLKPTTWMSLFQTYWSMLLKPTELNRGHIAQIISMIIQQAQTQISLPSQELFKNFKRVFEDITFREEKSVFLIENLLNALKRFCLSVGHSQRIQLCHLGEAVHHTTLYIWSMRPTESMKELLTEFWCIQMAAHHPCGAVTEEDGSYCGDTKLWKSHLYKLYDALYTDLKKTKFTGQKVTVLKAAHIELIANVCHQLFTDESGVLEVTQLFQSEEFPVPGAKKRRLETGWEVLLTLLDKHAQRIHIIPWVQIWIQICQKYPADLPTDVIEKLLSILHSLLNQGKRANLTEWYLKFAEVVANKWPDMQHDTLPEKKVQEMWMRLSDVLLRLISVQHAPDNCFIVLNSIIKHKLISAAKTEFWMTFKHSTNLTHQSLEYINSLIHKFSIITSCQTPGSSERYSIRHKLLEYLIPLLNFDEDEDDFEENEMISVPVFHTDSIPLRLLANTVISLLLRDSSNLQQVSECDQSNASDSSSLQEIATMEILFQKCSFATTSVERNRELTTNETKSSNTVAMRQRCINLLERKLEERVLKNARLILNEKFKKNPQTLVEVLKHTEFLFHLISCFLKNGIFTIQEISQSGYFDVLKALMKCFCSELLALLNQKQDAQINSLLMSQILSLFEIPFKSQLKEPEKDFLSKILATFTDKQIMQCFCSQVIKVASNHEKTPVQYDRFDLKARGGHDVEPDDFLSDSSSPTAGLNSQKFSENARFGLYDVRRLNSVEKECIEKCQLVVMWSSLVGGKIFTNAASDVIDKLFDLLDTERFDCINPFHLQLFSCIANSLLECCPVLTGDDLGIILETMRLILKKNRHNVSVCCESMQLLLLVIPQLNKPRDDEDKNALKAAQDLAIFLVNLLRDIHKTTNCCESLKILIQRCTAMLLQLDPEGEWTCRTSHASDASIPLWKKTVEALPENYHQVCVFVASEVIPMLFTKTGKGSCVHSSIHHPRNRQELIFRTVQQSIQEILSKEESDAVKEDEILNSKVTVLLTLASIIKNSIICRNKALFHLLKIIHCNGFDAILVKKVLLKIAKELDYNDQEQFLKQHLASILQQWLDAKYNITQIPWVLFNQNSEVEFYMAYKHVVVPALVMKEDMEAIKHIAHCLNTTDNELLIEWLPKIVVHILPWFAVNQFKLDYKTDWGSVESASTAYSAVQSIVGLKAIENSIANHIDEIVVDVLMTLQPNVDDTDVPINVQIILPEPNPPQFSAEIVRATMEFLTQGHQARVNSLVHLLAKSQDGIENVLLSLHIHIVKCAHISEKYRILLMYGLFMSLLLNETVSNLSGSWCFIMRDVIFTLISIITDTHRKDLKCIFATAVLDKACDLLRAVCEAGVKNSSEDFGEIMPSVVNCLMPLVQKKSVVYQKSLDLLKFLVIENETILSEPVAVLYPFHDCKEFDELRRIHREHQHPMASSLEQLAHNILMSKCYHDDLADGLDHCLVLLYKELAGDKQNITRLTNRCSTGGSNDLIELVSVLVHLTNSKSESIRLNAVQCLGEIGPVNLTATSFNISTRVANPHLDVALKVYADNYELKRNIEIFHTLNDYLIHSCIETVTASSRVLKELLAIPHINNQFVSEYESHLSDHLFMFLHPFRANKKKMTKQKNTVGKNLKSNGLQSISKETLWMPSFSSHEEWIMNLVCALIDSGLIKDEVLQLLKPVCQVQVSFCQMLLPYLIHDLLLQDIDEYKDVLSQCMNSFFSKHCGFVEQACSRATTPCVDTGLDEKSICKNQKSVEILLNVVQYLRMQDIPKRGRQATSVWQNNFWLDLDYLLIAKAAKTCGKHFSTVLYAEIWCTVQRYLSSWTQNLSENSQASSSNSQTSELSSLCEDYQTELQSLLVEAYRSIGDPDGVYCFCSGRLVNSFSRIQTYEQENQWHKAVTAYDMEMDTPRMSVQVGLLHALQTFGTGHILNTYLEGLYRQGLSETQEIQEFQYEIAWKTANWDLPSPTRLEVDCPYNQAVYSSFCGLRDKDEILHTTALQIARSQIVSELSSCSTESVRNISHVLSKLQCLNHIEDISNVVFRREIFSKVQNKWNDQMSYLQDDFELHDSVMLCQSSLLSLLHDVRKDHTVYEALTSHLLRQVRIARKSGHHQVAAQALHQLKQLEQPEISWEVKIEEAKVYWSQGEQNVAKSLLHSALNLLKQAVVSDSSLANTHADALVIYGNWLAESHSESPNTVMEKYLEKAVSILSADGQLSDRAMNAFLSLGRYADVQYQNIVNYMKSSTYEAKRAMIEESKAHLKKLSDMKDQSRYAKILQKQSVLDAQEMKSLLVDKEKFLIRAVQNYLRCLQHGDKNDLRVFRLVSLWFDNPSQNDVTTAMKTAADTIQSHKFLPLMYQLAARMSQNMDDCQTILQKIIKQTAISHPHHTLYVIIALAHAKKDAEFLKESAPSEKEDRVLAAQKMVTELRQSRCAHILSDIEKLCLAYIELANINVKKYSKQKSPINLPANILLRQLKELTNVAVPTKELAIDPTCQYENIVYVTGFHTQFNLAGGINLPKIITCIGSDGKNCKQLVKGKDDLRQDAVMQQVFGMVNTLLHKEPETRKRNLLIRTYKVIPMSQRCGILEWCEGTIPMGNYLIGNSGAHIRYEPKDWTSDKCRNTMTAAHSVKGFDGILEAYLEVCKHFKPVFRHFFLEKFPDPAHWYEKRLAYTRSVATNSIVGYILGLGDRHMQNILVDCNTAELVHIDLGVAFEQGKILPTPETVPFRLTRDIVDGMGVAGPEGVFRRCCEKTMLVMHQNKEALLTIVEVLLYDPIYTWTISPHKAVQLQCQKEQVDDTTLNTTRDLLDVDQDVNKMSERVLLRLQQKLQGIEEGIQLSIEGQVNLLIQESMDVKNLCRLFPGWQAYL from the exons ATGTCTGCAGATTTGAGTGAAGTGTTGACCTGTCTCAAAGGAACTGAATCTGATAAATCAACTCAAAGAGAT aaaaacaTCAAACGACTtgaaatattgctagaaaagAAATGCATCCAAGAAAGTTTAGATAGGAATTCAAAACGAGGAAGAGATGATAGAACTTCAATTACCTGGGAAACTGTTTTCAAg GGAATCAGAAATGCTGTCAAtcgagaaattgaaatcattCAGAAGTCGAAAACTTCTGAAAACACGAAGGAAAAGAAAATAGCAGTGATGGGTAGCTTAATGAAACTAACAATTCGAACTGCGGATGCCA GAGGACCGAATCTGAATGGTCAAGATGTAGTTCAACATATTATAACAATTCTGAATGGTGGATCAATATCAGCTCTGTTAGGAAATGTTTACAATAATCTATTGTTTCAAAACATTCTCAACGTAAATCGATACATTACTGATCTGAAACCTACAACATGGATGA GTCTATTTCAAACATACTGGTCGATGTTATTGAAACCAACAGAGTTGAATCGCGGTCATATCgctcaaatcatttcaatgatCATTCAACAAGCTCAGACACAGATCTCTTTACCATCCCAGGAATTATTCAAAAACTTCAAGCGTGTTTTTGAAGACATCACATTCAG gGAAGAAAAAAGTGTGTTTTTGAttgagaatttattgaatGCGTTGAAGAGATTTTGTTTGAGTGTAGGACATTCACAGCGGATACAACTGTGTCATTTGGGTGAAGCTGTGCATCATACTACTCTGTATATATGGTCTATGAGACCTACTGAATCAATGAAG GAATTATTGACTGAGTTTTGGTGCATACAAATGGCAGCTCATCATCCATGCGGGGCAGTAACTGAAGAAGATGGTTCTTACTGCGGTGATACTAAACTCTGGAAG agtCATTTGTATAAACTCTATGATGCCCTCTACACAGACCTTAAAAAAACCAAATTTACCGG ACAAAAAGTGACAGTTCTGAAAGCAGCTCACATTGAATTGATCGCTAATGTTTGTCATCAG TTGTTTACGGATGAAAGTGGAGTTTTAGAAGTCACTCAGTTATTTCAATCCGAAGAATTCCCGGTACCTGGCGCAAAGAAGCGTAGATTAGAGACGGGATGGGAAGTGTTGTTAACTCTACTGGATAAACACGCTCAACGCATTCATATCATTCCATG GGTGCAAATATGGATTCAAATTTGTCAGAAATATCCGGCAGATCTTCCCACAGATGTTATAGAAAAACTTTTGTCAATTTTACATTCCCTGTTGAACCAAGGAAAAAG ggcAAATCTGACGGAAtggtatttgaaatttgcCGAAGTTGTTGCTAATAAATGGCCTGATATGCAACATGACACTTTACCAGAGAAAAAAGTGCAAGAAATGTGGATGAGACTTTCTGATGTTTTATTGAG GTTGATCAGTGTTCAACACGCTCCTGATAATTGTTTCATCGTTTTGAATAGTATAATCAAACATAAACTCATTTCCGCCGCAAAAACCGAGTTCTGGATGACGTTCAAACACAGCACGAACTTAACTCATCAATCTTTAGAATATATCAACTCGTTGATTCATAAATTCAGTATCATCACCTCTTGTCAAACTCCTGGATCCTCAGAGCGTTACTCAATTCGACACAAgcttctagaatatctaattccGCTTCTCAATTTTGACGAAGATGAAgacgattttgaagaaaatgaaatgatttccgTTCCAGTATTTCATACGGATTCCATTCCTCTGAGACTTCTAGCTAATACAGTGATATCTCTTTTACTGAGAGATTCATCCAATTTACAGCAAGTATCAGAATGTGATCAGTCAAACGCGTCTGATTCGAGTTCTCTGCAAGAAATTGCTACGATGgaaattctatttcaaaaatgcAGCTTCGCGACAACAAGTGTTGAACGGAATCGTGAACTAACAACAAACGAAACAAAGTCGTCGAACACTGTTGCTATGAGACAGAGATGTATAAATTTGTTGGAACGGAAACTGGAAGAGCGTGTTTTGAAAAATGCGCGATTGATTCTGAATGAAAAGTTCAAGAAAAATCCACAG ACGTTAGTTGAAGTTTTGAAACATACAGAATTTCTGTTTCATCTGATAAGTTGtttcttgaaaaatggaaTTTTCACGATTCAAGAGATTTCTCAGTCAGGATATTTTGATGTGCTAAAG gcaCTGATGAAGTGTTTCTGTTCAGAGCTGTTGGCGTTGCTGAATCAAAAACAAGACGCGCAAATAAATAGTCTCCTGATGTCTCAGATTCTGTCACTGTTTGAGATTCCTTTCAAATCTCAACTCAAAGAACCGGAGAAAGATTTCCTCTCAAAAATACTGGCGACATTCACAGATAAACAGATAATGCAGTGTTTCTGCAGCCAGGTGATCAAA GTTGCATCAAATCATGAGAAAACTCCAGTTCAATATGataggtttgatttgaagGCTAGAGGAGGACACGATGTTGAACCTGATGATTTTCTAAGCGATAGTTCTTCTCCAACTGCTGGGTTGAATTCTCAaaaattttcagaaaatg CACGTTTTGGTTTGTATGATGTGAGGAGATTAAACTCAGTTGAGAAGGAATGTATTGAGAAATGTCAGCTGGTTGTTATGTGGAGCAGTTTAGTCGGTGGAAAAATTTTCACAAATGCTGCCAGTGACGTCATTGATAAACTGTTTGATCTGTTGGACACCGAGAGATTTGATTGTATCAATCCTTTCCATTTACAACTT ttttcctGTATAGCTAATAGTCTGCTAGAATGCTGCCCAGTTTTGACGGGTGACGATTTAGGAATCATTCTCGAAACGATGCGTCTTATTCTAAAAAAGAATCGTCACAATGTCTCAGTCTGCTGTGAATCGATGCAGCTTCTTCTGCTCGTGATTCCTCAACTCAATAAACCTCGCGATGATGAGGATAAAAACGCGTTGAAAGCCGCTCAAGATTTAGCGATATTTCTGGTCAATTTACTGAG AGACATCCATAAAACAACAAACTGCTGCGAGTCTTTGAAAATACTCATTCAGAGGTGCACGGCGATGTTACTTCAACTCGACCCAGAAGGGGAGTGGACTTGCAGAACCAGCCATGCTTCTGATGCTTCAATTCCACTGTGGAAGAAAACAGTGGAAGCTCTACCGGAAAATTACCATCAAGTTTGTGTGTTTGTAGCATCAGAAGTGATTCCAAT GTTGTTTACGAAAACTGGTAAGGGATCATGCGTTCATAGCTCAATACATCATCCACGGAATCGACAGGAacttatattcagaacagttcaACAATCAATTCAAGAAATTCTCTCTAAG GAAGAATCTGATGCTGTAAAAGAAGACGAAATACTGAATTCAAAAGTCACAGTTTTGTTGACTTTAGCTTCGATCATTAAAAACAGTATCATATGTCGAAACAAGGCTTTATTTCATCTGCTGAAAATCATCCATTGTAATGGATTTGATGCAATTCTTGTTAAAAag GTTCTACTGAAAATTGCGAAAGAACTCGATTACAACGATCAGGAGCAATTCCTCAAACAACACCTAGCGTCTATACTACAACAGTGGCTCGATGCAAAATACAACATCACTCAAATACCGTGGGTTCTTTTCAACCAGAATTCAGAAGTCGAATTCTACAT GGCTTATAAACATGTAGTCGTACCTGCGCTAGTGATGAAAGAGGACATGGAAGCAATTAAACACATAGCTCACTGTTTGAATACAACTGACAATGAATTACTGATCGAATGGCTTCCAAAAATTGTCGTTCACATCTTACCGTGGTTTGCGGTGAATCAGTTTAAACTGGATTATAAAACAGATTGGGGTTCAGTGGAATCCGCTTCAACTGCGTACAGCGCAGTTCAGTCTATAGTCGGTTTAAAG GCGATTGAGAATTCTATTGCTAACCACATAGATGAAATAGTTGTTGATGTATTGATGACTTTACAACCAAACGTAGATGATACAGATGTACCAATAAATGTCCA GATAATTTTACCCGAACCAAATCCACCGCAATTCTCAGCTGAAATAGTGCGAGCTACAATGGAATTCCTTACTCAAGGGCATCAGGCGAGAGTGAATTCACTGGTTCATCTCTTAGCTAAAAGTCAG GATGGAATTGAAAATGTGTTATTATCGCTGCATATTCACATAGTAAAATGTGCTCATATATCGGAGAAGTATCGTATATTATTGATGTATGGATTATTTATGAGTTTATTATTGAATGAAACCGTGTCTAATCTCAGTGGAAGCTGGTGTTTCATCATGCGTGATGTCATCTTTACTCTCATCTCAATTATCACCGATACTCATAG GAAAGATCTGAAATGTATATTTGCGACTGCTGTATTAGATAAAGCTTGTGATTTGTTACGTGCTGTTTGTGAAGCTGGCGTAAAGAACTCATCTGAG GATTTCGGTGAAATTATGCCCAGTGTTGTGAACTGTCTCATGCCTTTAGTGCAGAAAAAATCCGTTGTATATCAAAAG agTTTGGATTTGTTGAAGTTTCTAGTGATTGAGAATGAAACGATTCTATCGGAACCTGTCGCTGTATTGTATCCATTTCATGATTGTaaagaatttgatgaattgcGTAGAATTCACAGAGAACATCAACATCCAATGGCTTCTTCATTAGAACAG cTCGCACACAACATACTAATGTCAAAATGTTACCACGACGACCTGGCTGATGGACTGGATCATTGTCTTGTTTTACTATATAAAGAACTTGCTGGTGataaacagaatataactaGACTAACAAACAGATGTTCCA CAGGAGGCAGTAATGACCTTATTGAACTCGTGTCTGTTTTGGTGCATCTGACGAACTCTAAATCAGAGTCAATTCGACTGAATGCTGTACAGTGTCTCGGTGAAATAGGACCCGTGAATCTAACGGCAACGTCGTTCAATATATCAACACGCGTCGCGAACCCTCACCTCGACGTCGCTCTGAAAGTTTACGCTGATAATTACGAGTTAAAacgaaatatagaaatatttcatactCTCAATGATTATTTGATTCATTCCTG TATTGAAACAGTTACAGCTTCATCTCGAGTATTGAAGGAACTGTTAGCAATTCCTCACATAAACAATCAGTTTGTATCCGAATATGAGAGTCATTTATCGGATCATCTGTTTATGTTCTTACATCCATTCCGGGCAAATAAGAAAAAG atgaCTAAACAGAAGAATACTGTCGGTAAGAATTTGAAGAGTAACGGACTGCAGAGTATTAGTAAGGAAACGTTGTGGATGCCTTCATTCAGCAGTCATGAAGAATGGATTATGAATCTTGTATGCGCTCTTATCGATAGTGGGTTGATTAAGGATGAGGTATTGCAGCTATTAAAACCTGTCTGTCAGGTCCAG GTCTCATTCTGTCAAATGTTGCTTCCGTATTTAATTCATGATCTTCTGCTTCAAGACATCGATGAATATAAAGATGTTTTATCGCAATGTATGAATTCATTCTTCTCGAAACATTGTGGATTTGTGGAGCAGGCATGCAGCAGAGCAACCACTCCTTGTGTTGACACAG GCTTGGATGAAAAATCAATCTGTAAGAACCAGAAATCAGTAGAGATTCTGCTCAATGTAGTTCAGTATTTACGAATGCAAGATATTCCTAAGCGAGG GCGACAAGCAACATCTGTTTGGCAGAATAATTTCTGGCTCGATTTGGATTATCTGTTAATAGCGAAGGCAGCAAAAACATGTGGAAAACATTTCTCAACTGTTTTGTATGCTGAAATTTGGTGCACTGTCCAAAGGTATTTGTCGAGCTGGACCCA GAATTTATCTGAAAACAGTCAAGCTTCAAGTTCAAACAGTCAAACCTCCGAGTTGAGTTCCCTTTGTGAAGATTATCAAACTGAACTGCAGTCTCTACTAGTAGAAGCGTATCGCAGTATCGGTGATCCAGACGGTGTTTACTGTTTCTGCTCGGGACGTTTAGTTAACTCATTCTCCAG AATTCAGACCTATGAACAAGAGAACCAATGGCATAAAGCGGTCACTGCTTATGATATGGAAATGGATACACCAAGAATGTCTGTACAAGTTGGATTACTTCAT GCTTTACAAACTTTCGGAACCGGACACATCTTGAATACATATTTAGAAGGTCTGTATCGACAAGGGCTGTCAGAAACTCAAGAAATACAGGAATTCCAATATGAAATTGCTTGGAAAACTGCGAACTGGGACCTTCCTTCTCCTACAAG ATTAGAAGTTGATTGTCCGTATAATCAAGCTGTTTATAGCAGTTTTTGTGGTTTAAGGGATAAAGATGAGATTTTGCATACAACCGCTCTTCAGATAGCCAG GTCTCAAATTGTCAGTGAATTGAGTAGTTGTAGTACTGAAAGTGTTCGTAATATTTCACATGTATTGAGCAAGTTACAATGTTTAAATCATATTGAAGACATCAGTAATGTTGTATTCAG ACGAGAGATCTTCAGCAAAGTTCAGAATAAATGGAATGACCAGATGTCGTACCTGCAGGATGATTTTGAGTTACATGATTCTGTAATGCTCTGTCAAAGTTCGCTGTTAAGTTTACTTCACGACGTCAGAAAAGATCACACAGTTTACGAGGCTTTGACTTCTCATTTACTACGACAAGTTCGAATTGCCAGGAAATCCGGGCATCATCAG GTGGCCGCACAAGCTTTACATCAATTGAAACAATTGGAACAACCAGAAATAAGCTGGGAGGTGAAGATTGAGGAAGCTAAAGTTTACTGGTCTCAAGGCGAACAAAACGTCGCTAAATCGTTACTTCATTCAGCACTGAACTTATTGAAACAG GCAGTTGTTTCTGATAGTAGTTTAGCTAACACACATGCCGATGCTCTTGTTATCTATGGTAATTGGTTGGCCGAGTCACACTCTGAAAGCCCAAACACTGTTATGGAAAAATATCTCGAGAAG GCCGTATCAATTCTGTCCGCTGATGGTCAGTTAAGTGATCGCGCTATGAATGCATTCCTGTCTCTAGGGCGTTACGCAGATGTGCAATATCAGAATATAGTCAACTATATGAAATCAAGTACATATGAAGCTAAGCGAGCTATGATAGAAGAGTCAAAAGCTCATCTGAAAAAACTTTCCGATATGAAAGATCAAAG TCGTTATGCCAAAATTCTGCAGAAACAAAGTGTATTAGACGCTCAAGAAATGAAATCACTTCTCGTTGATAAAGAGAAATTCCTCATACGCGCTGTACAGAACTATCTACGATGCTTGCAACACGGAGATAAAAATGATCTAAGagtttttcgtttggtttcatTGTGGTTCGACAATCCGAGTCAGAACGATGTTACCACGGCGATGAAAACTGCGGCAGACACAATTCAAAGTCACAAGTTTTTACCGTTGATGTATCAGTTAGCGGCTCGTATGAGTCAAAATATGGACGATTGTCAAACTATTCTTCAGAAG ATAATTAAACAGACAGCTATCAGTCATCCTCATCATACTCTGTACGTTATCATAGCTCTCGCTCATGCCAAAAAAGATGCTGAATTTCTGAAAGAAAGTGCACCCTCGGAGAAAGAG GATCGAGTTCTTGCTGCTCAGAAAATGGTTACAGAACTTCGTCAGTCTCGGTGCGCGCATATACTTTCTGACATTGAAAAACTATGTTTGGCTTATATAGAACTTGCTAATATTAACGTTAAAAAGTACAGCAAACAAAAAA gcCCTATTAATTTACCTGCGAATATCTTATTGCGGCAGCTCAAAGAATTGACAAATGTAGCAGTACCAACGAAGGAGTTAGCT ATTGATCCGACATGTCAGTATGAGAACATAGTCTATGTGACTGGATTTCATACTCAATTCAATCTCGCTGGAGGAATAAATCTACCTAAGATAATCACATGTATCGGGTCCGATGGTAAAAACTGCAAACAATTAGTCAAG GGAAAAGATGATTTACGTCAAGATGCAGTAATGCAACAAGTGTTTGGAATGGTGAACACCTTACTACACAAAGAACCAGAAACTAGAAAACGAAATCTATTGATTCGAACTTATAAG GTAATTCCGATGTCTCAGAGATGTGGTATTTTAGAATGGTGCGAAGGAACGATTCCGATGGGTAATTATCTGATCGGTAATTCTGGTGCTCATATCCGTTACGAGCCGAAAGATTGGACATCGGATAAATGTAGAAATACTATGACG GCGGCTCATTCTGTCAAAGGTTTCGATGGAATTCTCGAAGCATATTTAGAAGTGTGTAAACATTTCAAACCAGTTTTCCGTCATTTCTTCCTGGAGAAATTTCCAGATCCAGCTCATTGGTATGAAAAACGTTTAGCGTATACCAGATCTGTAGCTACAAACTCTATAG TTGGATATATTCTGGGTTTGGGCGACAGACATATGCAGAACATCCTCGTAGATTGTAATACTGCTGAACTGGTTCACATTGATCTAG GAGTTGCATTTGAACAAGGAAAGATTCTTCCCACTCCGGAGACGGTGCCATTCCGTTTGACGAGAGATATAGTAGATGGGATGGGTGTTGCTGGTCCTGAAGGGGTATTTAGAAG